DNA from Canis lupus familiaris isolate Mischka breed German Shepherd chromosome 9, alternate assembly UU_Cfam_GSD_1.0, whole genome shotgun sequence:
GTCTCAGGAGGGATGGAGACTCTGGGAACCAGTCAATTGGAGTTTTGCAACTAGTCTTGTTCTTCACTTCTAATAGGATGACTTCTGACTGTTTCCCCACGTGCTGCTCTTCTGAATCCTGTGCCCAGGCTTCCGACTGTGCACTTGCTTCAACCTGTTCCATGGAGGCCACCTGCCTCCCCAGTGCCCCTGCTACATCCAGATGCCAGACCCCTAGCTTCCTATCCAGGTCTCGCTTGCCAACTAGTTGCCTCACACCATGCTACTTTGCTGGGAATTATAATATTCCTTGCTTGGTGGGGAACTGTGCTTGGTGTGAGGATGGGGTGTTCAACAGCAATGAGAAGGAGACGATGCAGTTCCTGAATGACAGACTTGCCAACTATCTAGAGAAGGTCCGTGGCCTGGAAGAGATGAACGCAGAGCTCGAATGCAGGATTCGAGAACAATGTGAAGAGGATATCCCACTGGTGTGCCCTGATTATCAGTGTTACTTTGACACTATTGAAGAGCTTCAGCAAAAGGTCTGGTGTTTCATTGCCCTAATGCTTCACCCTCCCAATCTGTGATTTGCTTTAtctttatactaaaaaaaaggCTGTTCTATGGAAGTTCCCCCCATCCCCAGGGAAAGGGGTTCTCCAGGAGGAAAAGGTGGTGGGCTGAAATTCAGCAAAAATTAGCATGAGCCGTGGGGCTGCCAGTAATCATTGAATGGCCAAAATAAACTCACTCACAACTACCTATGGAGAAAAATCCAAGTTCAACTGCCAAGGAATATTGCAAAATGTTTTAGGCCACTGAAAAACGGaccctttttatttctatatttattttatgaatggtcctgcttttttcttcattgaagTGACATGCTTAATAAGAAAAATAGGCTTCAAGCTATTTTATACTGTCttataaagacttttaaaagataaataatggtatagttgttaaatgaataaatatttaagtttctttcaAAGAGCCCTCTAGTATATATAACTAACTTACTTACCAGATCTTATGCACGAAGGCAGAAAATTCCAGACTTGCTGTGCAACTTGACAACTGCAAACTGGCTGCTGATGACTTTAGGTCAAAgtaagttaaatttgaatttgaaaataattcatggctgtctctctctctctctctctcacacacacacacacacacacacacacacgtgcacactaCAAATATTCTCTACATAAGCTTTTTTTAAGCTAAGAATGCTCACAAAGCTCACATTAATTGGGATATAGCTTCCTTGAGTCGTTGTGTCATTCATCAGCATGCCCAGCATCTTGCACAGTGTCTAGCAAAATAAGCACCATCTGTATCTCTTTTGCTGTGAAAGGTATGAGTCTGAACTGTCTCTTCGCCAGCTGATAGAGACGGACATTGGTGGCCTGCGTGGGATCCTGGATGAGCTGACTCTGTGCAAAGCTGATCTGGAGGCCCATGTGGAGTCTCTGAAGGAAGATCTCCTTTGCCTTAAGAAAAACCACAAAGAGGTAAGGAAAGTGTAAAATTGCTGAATGAATGTGGAGGTGACAAAGTCAAACTGATAGATTTCGTTTTGTGTATATAAATCAAACTCGGGCAGATATTGCTAAAGCTGGAACAAAATTACTCGAGGCACTAATGTCCAGCCTGATGACTCTGGCATATCTCTGGGTGTATATGTGAAATGGGCCCTGGCTAGTACCACTTGAAAGACCAAATTGTTCACCTGCTATTGCTTTCGTGAAGGAGGTAACTTTACAAATGGCTTTCCTTGGAGGCTTTATGCCACATAACTCTAATCCATAAGCTACAAAAATCAGGCTGATAAACACAGGGCATGAAGGCCATTTCAGAAAGGGGATAACATCTTATGCAATATTTggaccaatattttaaaatattctacatcTATAAACTTTCTAAATCATAAAATACGAAGTATATGACTATCTCATGTTGATAAAGCTAAAAAGTGAAAAACTTAATgatgtaaaatggtatattttCCCTTTGAGCATGTGTTGATGATAATAGCATTTATTGAGACCTTCCTATGTGCCAAGGACTTTCATAAGTGCTTTATATGAACATCAACTCATATCTCTCACAATAACTCTCTAGGAAAGGTAAAATTATTATACACCTTTTGTGGATGCAGAGACTGAATGATGAAAAGAGAGTCAACCTAAGCAATCTGAATCTAAATCCCACACTTTTACTCACTTCTCCAGAAATTGGATGCTCTTGGGATGTCAAGGTGAATTCTTCTTCCCCACCACTCTGTGACTTTCTTTACTCCATTTCCTCTTTCAGGAGGTTGACTTGCTTCGTGGACAGTTGGGTGACCGACTCAGTGTAGAGCTGGACACTGCCCCCACCATCGACCTCAACAGGGTCCTGGAAGAGATGCGTTGTCAGTATGAAACCGTGCTGGCCAACAACCGTAGAGACGTGGAAGAATGGTTTGCTGTTCAGGTCAGTACCCAGAGCAAGAAAATGACAAGCTTCCAGACTTCTGCCTTATTTGCATCCTCTAATCATACCTGGTTTACAGACAGAGGAGCTGAATCAGCAGCAGCTGTGCAGCGCAGAGCAGCTGCAAGACTGCCAGACAGAGATCCTGGAACTGAAACGCACAGCCAATGCTCTGGAAATTGAGCTCCAAGCACAGCAAAGCCTGGTATGTAAGGGAAAGACAGCTCTGTTTTTGTCACTGAAGAATTAAGCCCTGAGATGCTAGTCCCTCTTCCATGAACCCAAGGAGAGATCCACAGTTCATGTGGCAGAAAGTCTGAATTTCCAATATGCAAGGATTGTATTCTTTGACTTACCCAAATACTGCTGTTTACTGAGCTAGAAGCAGAAGTGATAGGTCAACAGTCTGTACTGTCCCAACAGGATTCCCTGACCTTCCCTCCTGGGCTTGAGCATGATCCTGCAGCACCttccagagacagaaaaagaacaggagGGCAGGAGCAGAATGAGAGTGGAacctctgagctgaaggcactgaAGCATTCCAGTGGGTTTTAATTGTGCTTTGATTTGGGCCAACTTCTCAAACTC
Protein-coding regions in this window:
- the KRT40 gene encoding keratin, type I cytoskeletal 40; the protein is MTSDCFPTCCSSESCAQASDCALASTCSMEATCLPSAPATSRCQTPSFLSRSRLPTSCLTPCYFAGNYNIPCLVGNCAWCEDGVFNSNEKETMQFLNDRLANYLEKVRGLEEMNAELECRIREQCEEDIPLVCPDYQCYFDTIEELQQKILCTKAENSRLAVQLDNCKLAADDFRSKYESELSLRQLIETDIGGLRGILDELTLCKADLEAHVESLKEDLLCLKKNHKEEVDLLRGQLGDRLSVELDTAPTIDLNRVLEEMRCQYETVLANNRRDVEEWFAVQTEELNQQQLCSAEQLQDCQTEILELKRTANALEIELQAQQSLTESLECTVAETEAQYSTQLAQMQCLIDNVENQLAEIRCDLERQNQEYEVLLDTKALLEGEINTYRGLLESEDSRLPCNPCSTISTSSNTCEACSAYLICTVENYCA